The following coding sequences lie in one Rutidosis leptorrhynchoides isolate AG116_Rl617_1_P2 chromosome 6, CSIRO_AGI_Rlap_v1, whole genome shotgun sequence genomic window:
- the LOC139852943 gene encoding ribokinase translates to MASISPSTPWNARSRATTNDRPNLKSIINLSTPNFSKTKKFSSLIANSASGKTPPPPPISPPLVVVGSANADIYVEIDRLPKEGETLSAKTGQTLAGGKGANQAVCGGMLCYPTYFVGRVGSDAHGKLIIDALEKGGVKIDCLDEVSEVPTGHAVVMLQSDGQNSIIIVGGANMFGWNDHLDNNDLDIVKNAGIVLLQREIPDSVNIQVAKAARSAGVLVILDAGGMDAPIPFELLKHVDILSPNESELARLTGMETESFEQISLAVAKCHKFGVKEVLVKLGGRGSVLFTEGEEPIKQGIIEAEKVLDTTGAGDTFTAAYAVAFVEGKPKAECLRFAAAAASLCVQVKGAIPSMPRRKAVLDLLQSI, encoded by the exons ATGGCCTCAATTTCACCGTCAACACCATGGAATGCACGATCCCGGGCCACCACAAACGACCGTCCGAATCTAAAATCCATCATTAATTTATCAACCcccaatttctcaaaaacaaaaaaGTTTTCATCTTTAATCGCCAACTCAGCCTCCGGCAAGACCCCTCCACCGCCACCAATTTCTCCGCCACTGGTAGTCGTCGGATCAGCCAACGCCGACATCTACGTAGAAATCGACAGACTCCCAAAAGAAGGTGAAACATTATCAGCTAAAACAGGGCAAACCCTAGCTGGTGGAAAAGGGGCTAATCAAGCAGTATGCGGTGGAATGCTGTGTTACCCGACTTACTTTGTGGGTCGGGTCGGGTCAGATGCACATGGGAAATTGATAATTGATGCACTTGAAAAAGGTGGTGTGAAGATTGATTGTTTGGATGAAGTTTCAGAAGTGCCAACTGGACATGCTGTTGTCATGCTTCAATCTGATGGACAAAATTCAATTATTATTGTTGGTGGTGCTAATATGTTTGGTTGGAATGATCATTTGGATAATAATGATTTGGATATTGTTAAAAATGCTGGAATTGTTTTGCTTCAAAGAGAGATTCCTGATTCTGTTAATATTCAAGTTGCAAAG GCTGCAAGAAGTGCAGGTGTACTGGTAATTCTTGATGCCGGAGGAATGGATGCTCCTATTCCGTTTGAGTTATTAAAACATGTTGATATATTGAGTCCGAACGAAAGTGAACTTGCTCGTTTAACAGGAATGGAAACCGAAAGCTTTGAACAGATTAGTCTGGCTGTAGCTAAATGTCACAAATTT GGTGTGAAGGAAGTTCTTGTGAAACTCGGTGGGAGAGGATCGGTTTTATTTACCGAAGGAGAAGAACCGATTAAACAAGGGATTATCGAAGCTGAAAAAGTACTTGACACAACTGGTGCAGGTGACACTTTCACTGCTGCTTATGCTGTTGCTTTTGTGGAAGGGAAACCTAAAGCTGAATGCTTAAGATTTGCCG CTGCTGCAGCGTCTCTTTGTGTTCAAGTGAAGGGAGCCATACCGAGCATGCCTCGTAGAAAAGCAGTCTTGGATCTTCTTCAGTCTATTTAG